One window of the Posidoniimonas polymericola genome contains the following:
- a CDS encoding DUF1559 domain-containing protein produces MRFHWENRPQRGFTLVELLVVIAIIGVLVALLLPAVQSAREAARRTQCINQLKQLSLGALNHESAHKILPSGGWGYKWTGDPDRGVGETQPGGWPFALLDYLEEPGVASVGKGMPESEKQAALLRQKTQPIAMFYCPSRHAVGLGYGPESSHNSDQPADSLVAKSDYAANGGNQLPGQGGANVTSGPAKSCLVDYPACPGLASRAEAFKSNGPVVARYGVALRRITDGTSKTLLFGERWLHTTLHDLNHGVFVGYDNNSMYQGYDWDTVRWASSQVNSNGEALGMPWPDQQGETGVRGPLPSSTFRFGSVHSGGLNASRVDGSVSSVSFDVDPEVWNSLGGGNDA; encoded by the coding sequence ATGCGATTCCATTGGGAAAACCGGCCACAACGGGGATTTACTCTCGTTGAGTTGCTTGTGGTTATCGCGATCATTGGGGTTCTCGTCGCGTTGCTGCTGCCCGCGGTTCAATCGGCACGCGAGGCTGCCCGGCGGACGCAGTGCATCAACCAGCTCAAGCAGCTCTCGCTTGGAGCGCTGAACCACGAGTCGGCGCACAAGATACTTCCCTCGGGTGGCTGGGGCTACAAGTGGACCGGCGATCCCGACCGCGGGGTCGGGGAAACTCAACCCGGAGGGTGGCCTTTCGCGCTGCTCGATTACCTGGAGGAGCCGGGCGTGGCGTCGGTCGGCAAGGGGATGCCTGAGTCCGAGAAGCAGGCCGCGCTGTTGAGGCAAAAAACACAGCCAATCGCGATGTTCTACTGCCCGAGCCGACACGCCGTTGGCCTAGGGTACGGACCAGAATCCTCACACAACTCCGATCAGCCGGCGGACAGCCTGGTGGCGAAGTCCGATTACGCCGCGAACGGCGGCAACCAGTTGCCCGGGCAGGGGGGCGCCAATGTCACGAGTGGGCCGGCGAAGTCGTGCCTGGTCGACTACCCTGCCTGCCCCGGTCTGGCGTCGCGCGCCGAGGCGTTCAAGAGCAACGGGCCAGTCGTTGCGCGGTACGGCGTGGCGCTCCGCCGGATCACCGATGGCACGTCCAAGACGCTATTGTTCGGGGAACGCTGGCTGCACACAACGCTGCATGATCTGAACCACGGAGTGTTCGTGGGGTACGACAACAACTCGATGTACCAGGGGTACGACTGGGACACCGTGCGGTGGGCGAGTTCACAAGTAAACAGCAACGGCGAGGCGCTCGGCATGCCGTGGCCGGATCAGCAGGGCGAAACCGGAGTCCGGGGCCCGTTGCCGTCGAGCACCTTCAGGTTTGGTTCCGTGCACTCCGGCGGGCTGAACGCGTCGCGTGTCGATGGATCGGTCAGCAGCGTGAGCTTCGATGTCGACCCCGAAGTCTGGAACTCGCTAGGCGGCGGTAATGACGCCTAG